One Odontesthes bonariensis isolate fOdoBon6 chromosome 17, fOdoBon6.hap1, whole genome shotgun sequence genomic window carries:
- the LOC142365897 gene encoding gamma-aminobutyric acid receptor subunit rho-1-like yields MQVDAVLVLLCVWLAGATGKMVQQRGHKLETFKQSRSRRDTGMDGDDDHKTGSPIYKRSPDLTKSPMTKSEQLLRIDDHDFTMRPAFGGPPIPVGVDVQVESLDTISEVDMDFTMTLYLRHYWKDERLAFPSTNNQSMTFDSRLVKKIWVPDMFFVHSKRSFIHDTTTDNVMLRVYPDGNVLYSLRVTVTAMCNMDLSRFPLDTQTCSLEIESYAYTDDDLMLYWKKGNESLNTDDRISLSQFLIQKFHTTTKLAFYSSTGWYNRLYIHFTLRRHIFFFLLQTYFPATLMVMLSWVSFWIDRRAVPARVPLGITTVLTMSTIITGVNASMPRVSYIKAVDIYLWVSFVFVFLSVIEYAAVNYLSTVQERKERKLRERLPCTCGIGNPDEMMIDPQITGYGSMDVGTTGNYGMPENGGRQERILAQVALNDPQITSQVKPPRGYVNIWIDTHAIDKYSRVVFPGAYMLFNIIYWSIYS; encoded by the exons GTCACGAAGAGACACCGGAATGGACGGGGATGATGACCATAAAACTGGGAG CCCAATTTATAAACGAAGCCCAGACCTTACGAAATCTCCAATGACAAAGTCTGAGCAGCTTCTGAGGATAGATGACCACGATTTCACCATGAGGCCAGCATTTGGAG gtCCTCCAATTCCCGTTGGAGTAGATGTTCAGGTTGAAAGTCTTGACACCATCTCTGAAGTGGATATG GACTTCACCATGACGCTCTACCTGCGTCACTACTGGAAGGATGAGCGGCTGGCGTTTCCAAGCACCAACAACCAGAGCATGACCTTTGACAGTCGCTTGGTGAAGAAAATTTGGGTTCCTGACATGTTCTTTGTCCACTCAAAGCGCTCTTTCATCCATGACACGACCACTGACAACGTCATGCTGCGGGTCTATCCTGATGGCAACGTCCTCTACAGCCTCAG AGTCACAGTTACTGCCATGTGCAACATGGACCTCAGCCGCTTCCCCCTGGACACCCAAACCTGCTCACTGGAGATAGAGAGCT ATGCCTACACAGATGACGACCTGATGCTGTACTGGAAGAAAGGCAACGAATCCCTGAACACGGACGACAGAATATCTCTGTCCCAGTTCCTCATCCAGAAATTTCACACCACCACAAAGCTGGCTTTTTATAGCAGCACAG GCTGGTACAATCGTTTGTACATTCACTTCACCCTGCGGCGGCACATCTTCTTCTTCCTGCTGCAGACTTACTTTCCTGCTACTCTCATGGTCATGCTCTCCTGGGTGTCCTTCTGGATTGACCGCAGGGCCGTCCCTGCCAGGGTACCACTCG GCATCACCACAGTGCTGACCATGTCCACTATCATCACCGGGGTCAACGCCTCCATGCCTCGAGTCTCCTACATTAAGGCAGTGGACATTTATCTCTGGGTCAGTTTCGTTTTTGTCTTCCTGTCGGTGATAGAGTATGCGGCAGTGAACTACCTTTCAACTGTGCaggagaggaaagagaggaaGCTGAGGGAGAGA CTGCCGTGTACATGCGGCATTGGGAATCCCGACGAGATGATGATCGACCCGCAGATCACTGGCTACGGGTCCATGGATGTCGGCACCACAGGGAATTATGGGATGCCAGAGAATGGTGGACGCCAAGAACGAATTCTGGCCCAGGTGGCGCTGAATGACCCACAGATCACAAGCCAGGTGAAGCCACCCAGAGGTTACGTTAACATCTGGATAGACACCCACGCTATAGACAAGTACTCAAGGGTGGTCTTTCCTGGAGCGTACATGCTCTTTAACATCATCTACTGGTCCATATACTCATAA